From the genome of Nicotiana sylvestris chromosome 2, ASM39365v2, whole genome shotgun sequence, one region includes:
- the LOC138885661 gene encoding uncharacterized protein encodes MFFNGVANFKGVGIGAVLVLETGQHYLVSAKLRFPCTNNMAKYEAYIMGLNLAIDMNIQELLAHVHFSGHRWVKAASYKAVTKKVITDFCQESYCLSIRVPKSIITDNCANLNSDLMKAVCETFKIKHKNYTAYKPQMNGAVEAANKNIKKILRKMVDNHKQWHEKLPYALLGYCTIVRTSTPCMLVYGTEAVIPAKVESPSLRIIQEAEFSDAEWIGSRYEQLALIDGKRMNAICHSQLY; translated from the exons ATGTTCTTCAACGGGgttgcaaatttcaaaggagtgggtattggagcagttttggtgttAGAGACAGGTCAACATTATCTAGTATCCGCGAAGCTCAGGtttccgtgcaccaacaatatggcaaaaTACGAGGCTTacatcatggggctcaatttggccatcgacatgaatattcaggaattgctg GCAcatgttcattttagtggccatagaTGGGTTaaggctgcatcttacaaggctgtaaccaagaaagtcatcacagATTTTTGTCAGGAatcgtattgtttgtcgattcgggtaCCAAAATCCATCATCACCGATAATTGCGCCAACCTCAACAGCGATTTAATGAAAGCtgtgtgtgaaaccttcaagatcaaacataagAATTACACAGCATACaaacctcaaatgaatggagccgtgGAGGCCgcaaacaagaatatcaagaaaatattgaggaaaatggtagacaatcacaagcaatggcatgagaaattaccatatGCCTTATTGGGGTATTGTACcatagttcgcacatcaactcCCTGCATGTTGGTCTACGGTACTGAAGCTGTAATTCCCGCCAAAGTCGAAAGTCCTTCCTTAAGAATTATACAAGAAGCTGAattcagtgatgcagaatggataggAAGTCGTTACGAACAATTAGCTCTTATTGacgggaaaagaatgaatgcaataTGTCATTCCCAACTTTATtag